TGGTTAAGTGAACAATATAGTTCACCGTATAAATTAAATAATAATCATAAAAACGATACCTATGAATAAGTTAGAATTAGAAGGAAAATGGAAAAGAGTAAAAGGAGCCGTTAAACAAAAATATGGCGAATGGTTTGATAACGATAAAGTTTTTGCTGAAGGAAAATTTGATGAAATAGTAGGGAAGATGCAAGAGAAAAGCGGAAAAACTCGAGAAGAAATTGAAGATGTAATTCGAAATTGGAAGGAGGAATAATATAATTCTGTTTTAGTTCAATATACTAAACTTACGGAAAGAGAAGTACTAAACAGGTATTTCTGCGATAGGCTTCTCTTTTTTTACTAAAACAGTATAGGTGGTTGATAATCAAGAATAATCTGTCTCAATCGGGTTAAGGTTTGGTTGTTAGGCCCCATATAAAACGTAAGTCTGTGAAAAAGAAGAAAAACCCTGTATGCTGGTCATATGGGGTTTTTGTTTTTTGTGAGGGGGTGAGGGGGTGAGATTGGTGAGATGATAAGGTGGTGTGATGTAAAATCCCGTAGTGGCAAATGGCAATTTGCCAAGTAACTGGATAATTCCCGATGATTAGGTAAGATTGGTGAGGACACTGTTCCCCGTAAACTGTCAACCGTTACTCAACGCTAGTTATTCCGTTCAGTAATAGGTGAGCGCGGAATGCGACCCTTCGTTGCCTCAGGGAGACATACTATTCGTGTGCGCGATCGGACTGTTAATTCCTTGTAAAAGAAGGAATAAACCTTCTATCACAGCGAATCTTGCAACTTCATGCTTTGTGAGGTTTGCTCACCACCTCACCAACCTCACCAACCTTACCTTCTATCTCATGGGTTTATATTTGTTTTCGTATTCGATGAATCTACACTGCGTTCCGATTTCACCGATCTCACCGCCTCATCAACTTCCCCAATCTCACCGCTATAAAAAAACAAAGAGGAAACATAAAGCTTCCTCTTTGTATACAGAAAATAACGAAATATAAAAATGTACTAACTAGTAATTGTA
The window above is part of the Myroides odoratus DSM 2801 genome. Proteins encoded here:
- a CDS encoding CsbD family protein, whose protein sequence is MNKLELEGKWKRVKGAVKQKYGEWFDNDKVFAEGKFDEIVGKMQEKSGKTREEIEDVIRNWKEE